The following coding sequences lie in one Phyllopteryx taeniolatus isolate TA_2022b chromosome 4, UOR_Ptae_1.2, whole genome shotgun sequence genomic window:
- the pecam1b gene encoding platelet endothelial cell adhesion molecule isoform X5: MMDRFLLLLTCMLVSNYLHPWRGADAQSMFTIRDISISLEPGSDVMRGTNVTVRCQALVSSSGTGPLSREYTIYKDGITMYTKTTSSSGDLLYRLPDARVSNTGKYKCKISIEGKKVNSEAKKLTVTGLSAPLLHLNNAVINEGEELTARCTAPGETGSIIFYFHDDAKEILEDRVNSNLSEVKLHFSSIGIHKMYCYYTVLVTPLVVESDKSNTVTVSVKELSIMPVLDIFPYNNIYEGDRLDITCTIRDLVPDMHGNVHLYLSRGTQLLSRGDTNVNHSMIALAKDSEEFECRLEMENVVKVDTKRILVTDLFSVPTLTMSPSQVFQREYMTLNCQSDSFASERLRREELTYTLDPPESLLIPKSTGVFFGKALLYDFNYTCIAQAKGIRKYSKPLTVHPKVTVSTPRISLVGRAVLGRPFKVLCQSDVGSLPINYTLLKEYEQLSTASVKMPFEQALFTITINQPGEISKFMCEAKNSQKEAPLSKRLDATVVVPLSHPTLTVIPVLPEIAEGDHLFLICGVKGTPPITFKWYRDGTNNPVFTTTSDKNNTDYQIQALVKHDSGTYYCEAINHANNVVRSAPVIIEVRLALWKKAVIVGFCLLVVSVLVVVFVLCFRCKRGKREAAAELSVKPSSPKSDDSLTVSLTRDTEVNNAAPDGVPHYDGMEGRVTNGTRASAVSLPTDISNRSSFSIPATV; this comes from the exons TGTTCACTATAAGAGACATCAGCATTTCTCTTGAGCCCGGGTCCGATGTGATGCGCGGCACCAACGTGACTGTGCGGTGTCAGGCATTGGTCAGCAGCTCAGGCACGGGGCCGCTAAGTCGCGAGTACACGATCTACAAGGACGGCATCACAATGTACACAAAGACCACCAGCAGCTCAGGCGACCTCCTGTACCGCCTCCCTGACGCCAGAGTGTCCAACACgggaaaatacaaatgtaagatCAGCATTGAAGGCAAGAAGGTGAACAGCGAGGCCAAAAAACTCACAGTCACAG GTCTATCTGCACCCCTCCTTCATTTGAACAACGCTGTTATCAATGAGGGGGAGGAACTAACAGCCAGGTGTACCGCGCCTGGAGAGACAGGTTCTATCATTTTCTACTTCCATGATGACGCCAAGGAGATCCTGGAGGACAGGGTCAACTCCAACCTGTCCGAAGTCAAGCTTCACTTCAGTAGCATCGGCATCCACAAGATGTACTGTTACTACACTGTCCTGGTGACCCCGCTCGTCGTCGAGTCTGACAAAAGCAACACTGTCACCGTTTCGGTCAAAG AGCTTTCCATCATGCCAGTTTTGGACATTTTCCCTTACAACAATATCTACGAAGGAGACAGACTTGACATTACGTGCACCATCAGAGACCTCGTGCCCGACATGCACGGAAATGTTCACCTCTACCTGAGCCGTGGGACCCAGCTTCTCAGCAGGGGGGACACCAATGTCAACCACAGCATGATCGCATTGGCTAAGGACTCTGAGGAGTTTGAGTGCAGACTGGAGATGGAAAATGTCGTGAAAGTCGACACAAAAAGGATTTTGGTGACTG ACCTCTTTTCAGTGCCCACTCTTACCATGTCTCCAAGCCAAGTCTTTCAAAGGGAATACATGACTCTGAACTGCCAAAGTGACAGCTTCGCTTCAGAGAGGCTCCGCAGGGAAGAATTGACTTACACTTTGGATCCCCCAGAGAGCCTCTTGATCCCAAAGAGCACTGGAGTGTTTTTTGGAAAAGCGCTGCTCTACGATTTCAACTACACCTGCATCGCTCAAGCCAAGGGCATCAGGAAATATAGTAAACCTTTGACGGTCCATCCTAAAG TAACCGTGTCAACACCAAGGATCTCGTTGGTTGGCAGGGCGGTGCTGGGGCGTCCCTTTAAGGTCCTGTGTCAGTCGGACGTAGGCAGCCTGCCCATAAACTACACCTTGCTGAAGGAGTACGAGCAGCTGAGCACGGCCAGTGTCAAAATGCCTTTTGAACAGGCTCTGTTCACCATAACAATCAACCAGCCTGGAGAAATAAGCAAGTTCATGTGTGAAGCCAAGAACAGTCAGAAAGAAGCGCCGCTCAGCAAAAGACTGGATGCTACTGTTGTTG TGCCGCTGTCTCATCCGACCCTCACGGTTATCCCCGTCTTGCCGGAAATTGCAGAGGGGGATCATCTTTTCCTGATCTGTGGGGTGAAAGGCACCCCACCCATCACATTTAAGTGGTATCGTGATGGCACCAACAACCCAGTCTTCACCACCACCTCAGACAAGAACAATACAGACTACCAGATTCAAGCTCTGGTCAAACATGACAGTGGCACCTACTACTGTGAGGCCATCAATCACGCCAACAATGTGGTCCGCAGCGCACCGGTCATAATAGAGG TGCGCCTGGCCCTATGGAAAAAAGCGGTGATCGTGGGCTTCTGTCTGCTGGTGGTGTcggtgctggtggtggtgtTTGTGCTGTGCTTCAGGTGCAAGAGAG GTAAAAGGGAAGCAGCTGCTGAATTGTCAGT AAAGCCTTCGAGCCCTAAATCAGATGACTCTTTAACAGTGAGTCTAACCCGCGACACAGAGGTTAATAATGCAGCCCCAG ACGGAGTGCCACACTATGATGGCATGGAGGGGAGGGTGACCAATGGGACACGAGCTAGCGCGGTGTCGCTTCCCACTGACATCAGCAACAGGAGCAGCTTCAGTATCCCAGCCACAGTGTAG
- the pecam1b gene encoding platelet endothelial cell adhesion molecule isoform X7, with the protein MMDRFLLLLTCMLVSNYLHPWRGADAQSMFTIRDISISLEPGSDVMRGTNVTVRCQALVSSSGTGPLSREYTIYKDGITMYTKTTSSSGDLLYRLPDARVSNTGKYKCKISIEGKKVNSEAKKLTVTGLSAPLLHLNNAVINEGEELTARCTAPGETGSIIFYFHDDAKEILEDRVNSNLSEVKLHFSSIGIHKMYCYYTVLVTPLVVESDKSNTVTVSVKELSIMPVLDIFPYNNIYEGDRLDITCTIRDLVPDMHGNVHLYLSRGTQLLSRGDTNVNHSMIALAKDSEEFECRLEMENVVKVDTKRILVTDLFSVPTLTMSPSQVFQREYMTLNCQSDSFASERLRREELTYTLDPPESLLIPKSTGVFFGKALLYDFNYTCIAQAKGIRKYSKPLTVHPKVTVSTPRISLVGRAVLGRPFKVLCQSDVGSLPINYTLLKEYEQLSTASVKMPFEQALFTITINQPGEISKFMCEAKNSQKEAPLSKRLDATVVVPLSHPTLTVIPVLPEIAEGDHLFLICGVKGTPPITFKWYRDGTNNPVFTTTSDKNNTDYQIQALVKHDSGTYYCEAINHANNVVRSAPVIIEVRLALWKKAVIVGFCLLVVSVLVVVFVLCFRCKRGKREAAAELSVLRALNQMTL; encoded by the exons TGTTCACTATAAGAGACATCAGCATTTCTCTTGAGCCCGGGTCCGATGTGATGCGCGGCACCAACGTGACTGTGCGGTGTCAGGCATTGGTCAGCAGCTCAGGCACGGGGCCGCTAAGTCGCGAGTACACGATCTACAAGGACGGCATCACAATGTACACAAAGACCACCAGCAGCTCAGGCGACCTCCTGTACCGCCTCCCTGACGCCAGAGTGTCCAACACgggaaaatacaaatgtaagatCAGCATTGAAGGCAAGAAGGTGAACAGCGAGGCCAAAAAACTCACAGTCACAG GTCTATCTGCACCCCTCCTTCATTTGAACAACGCTGTTATCAATGAGGGGGAGGAACTAACAGCCAGGTGTACCGCGCCTGGAGAGACAGGTTCTATCATTTTCTACTTCCATGATGACGCCAAGGAGATCCTGGAGGACAGGGTCAACTCCAACCTGTCCGAAGTCAAGCTTCACTTCAGTAGCATCGGCATCCACAAGATGTACTGTTACTACACTGTCCTGGTGACCCCGCTCGTCGTCGAGTCTGACAAAAGCAACACTGTCACCGTTTCGGTCAAAG AGCTTTCCATCATGCCAGTTTTGGACATTTTCCCTTACAACAATATCTACGAAGGAGACAGACTTGACATTACGTGCACCATCAGAGACCTCGTGCCCGACATGCACGGAAATGTTCACCTCTACCTGAGCCGTGGGACCCAGCTTCTCAGCAGGGGGGACACCAATGTCAACCACAGCATGATCGCATTGGCTAAGGACTCTGAGGAGTTTGAGTGCAGACTGGAGATGGAAAATGTCGTGAAAGTCGACACAAAAAGGATTTTGGTGACTG ACCTCTTTTCAGTGCCCACTCTTACCATGTCTCCAAGCCAAGTCTTTCAAAGGGAATACATGACTCTGAACTGCCAAAGTGACAGCTTCGCTTCAGAGAGGCTCCGCAGGGAAGAATTGACTTACACTTTGGATCCCCCAGAGAGCCTCTTGATCCCAAAGAGCACTGGAGTGTTTTTTGGAAAAGCGCTGCTCTACGATTTCAACTACACCTGCATCGCTCAAGCCAAGGGCATCAGGAAATATAGTAAACCTTTGACGGTCCATCCTAAAG TAACCGTGTCAACACCAAGGATCTCGTTGGTTGGCAGGGCGGTGCTGGGGCGTCCCTTTAAGGTCCTGTGTCAGTCGGACGTAGGCAGCCTGCCCATAAACTACACCTTGCTGAAGGAGTACGAGCAGCTGAGCACGGCCAGTGTCAAAATGCCTTTTGAACAGGCTCTGTTCACCATAACAATCAACCAGCCTGGAGAAATAAGCAAGTTCATGTGTGAAGCCAAGAACAGTCAGAAAGAAGCGCCGCTCAGCAAAAGACTGGATGCTACTGTTGTTG TGCCGCTGTCTCATCCGACCCTCACGGTTATCCCCGTCTTGCCGGAAATTGCAGAGGGGGATCATCTTTTCCTGATCTGTGGGGTGAAAGGCACCCCACCCATCACATTTAAGTGGTATCGTGATGGCACCAACAACCCAGTCTTCACCACCACCTCAGACAAGAACAATACAGACTACCAGATTCAAGCTCTGGTCAAACATGACAGTGGCACCTACTACTGTGAGGCCATCAATCACGCCAACAATGTGGTCCGCAGCGCACCGGTCATAATAGAGG TGCGCCTGGCCCTATGGAAAAAAGCGGTGATCGTGGGCTTCTGTCTGCTGGTGGTGTcggtgctggtggtggtgtTTGTGCTGTGCTTCAGGTGCAAGAGAG GTAAAAGGGAAGCAGCTGCTGAATTGTCAGT CCTTCGAGCCCTAAATCAGATGACTCTTTAA
- the pecam1b gene encoding platelet endothelial cell adhesion molecule isoform X8 encodes MMDRFLLLLTCMLVSNYLHPWRGADAQSMFTIRDISISLEPGSDVMRGTNVTVRCQALVSSSGTGPLSREYTIYKDGITMYTKTTSSSGDLLYRLPDARVSNTGKYKCKISIEGKKVNSEAKKLTVTGLSAPLLHLNNAVINEGEELTARCTAPGETGSIIFYFHDDAKEILEDRVNSNLSEVKLHFSSIGIHKMYCYYTVLVTPLVVESDKSNTVTVSVKELSIMPVLDIFPYNNIYEGDRLDITCTIRDLVPDMHGNVHLYLSRGTQLLSRGDTNVNHSMIALAKDSEEFECRLEMENVVKVDTKRILVTDLFSVPTLTMSPSQVFQREYMTLNCQSDSFASERLRREELTYTLDPPESLLIPKSTGVFFGKALLYDFNYTCIAQAKGIRKYSKPLTVHPKVTVSTPRISLVGRAVLGRPFKVLCQSDVGSLPINYTLLKEYEQLSTASVKMPFEQALFTITINQPGEISKFMCEAKNSQKEAPLSKRLDATVVVPLSHPTLTVIPVLPEIAEGDHLFLICGVKGTPPITFKWYRDGTNNPVFTTTSDKNNTDYQIQALVKHDSGTYYCEAINHANNVVRSAPVIIEVRLALWKKAVIVGFCLLVVSVLVVVFVLCFRCKRGKREAAAELSVRSATL; translated from the exons TGTTCACTATAAGAGACATCAGCATTTCTCTTGAGCCCGGGTCCGATGTGATGCGCGGCACCAACGTGACTGTGCGGTGTCAGGCATTGGTCAGCAGCTCAGGCACGGGGCCGCTAAGTCGCGAGTACACGATCTACAAGGACGGCATCACAATGTACACAAAGACCACCAGCAGCTCAGGCGACCTCCTGTACCGCCTCCCTGACGCCAGAGTGTCCAACACgggaaaatacaaatgtaagatCAGCATTGAAGGCAAGAAGGTGAACAGCGAGGCCAAAAAACTCACAGTCACAG GTCTATCTGCACCCCTCCTTCATTTGAACAACGCTGTTATCAATGAGGGGGAGGAACTAACAGCCAGGTGTACCGCGCCTGGAGAGACAGGTTCTATCATTTTCTACTTCCATGATGACGCCAAGGAGATCCTGGAGGACAGGGTCAACTCCAACCTGTCCGAAGTCAAGCTTCACTTCAGTAGCATCGGCATCCACAAGATGTACTGTTACTACACTGTCCTGGTGACCCCGCTCGTCGTCGAGTCTGACAAAAGCAACACTGTCACCGTTTCGGTCAAAG AGCTTTCCATCATGCCAGTTTTGGACATTTTCCCTTACAACAATATCTACGAAGGAGACAGACTTGACATTACGTGCACCATCAGAGACCTCGTGCCCGACATGCACGGAAATGTTCACCTCTACCTGAGCCGTGGGACCCAGCTTCTCAGCAGGGGGGACACCAATGTCAACCACAGCATGATCGCATTGGCTAAGGACTCTGAGGAGTTTGAGTGCAGACTGGAGATGGAAAATGTCGTGAAAGTCGACACAAAAAGGATTTTGGTGACTG ACCTCTTTTCAGTGCCCACTCTTACCATGTCTCCAAGCCAAGTCTTTCAAAGGGAATACATGACTCTGAACTGCCAAAGTGACAGCTTCGCTTCAGAGAGGCTCCGCAGGGAAGAATTGACTTACACTTTGGATCCCCCAGAGAGCCTCTTGATCCCAAAGAGCACTGGAGTGTTTTTTGGAAAAGCGCTGCTCTACGATTTCAACTACACCTGCATCGCTCAAGCCAAGGGCATCAGGAAATATAGTAAACCTTTGACGGTCCATCCTAAAG TAACCGTGTCAACACCAAGGATCTCGTTGGTTGGCAGGGCGGTGCTGGGGCGTCCCTTTAAGGTCCTGTGTCAGTCGGACGTAGGCAGCCTGCCCATAAACTACACCTTGCTGAAGGAGTACGAGCAGCTGAGCACGGCCAGTGTCAAAATGCCTTTTGAACAGGCTCTGTTCACCATAACAATCAACCAGCCTGGAGAAATAAGCAAGTTCATGTGTGAAGCCAAGAACAGTCAGAAAGAAGCGCCGCTCAGCAAAAGACTGGATGCTACTGTTGTTG TGCCGCTGTCTCATCCGACCCTCACGGTTATCCCCGTCTTGCCGGAAATTGCAGAGGGGGATCATCTTTTCCTGATCTGTGGGGTGAAAGGCACCCCACCCATCACATTTAAGTGGTATCGTGATGGCACCAACAACCCAGTCTTCACCACCACCTCAGACAAGAACAATACAGACTACCAGATTCAAGCTCTGGTCAAACATGACAGTGGCACCTACTACTGTGAGGCCATCAATCACGCCAACAATGTGGTCCGCAGCGCACCGGTCATAATAGAGG TGCGCCTGGCCCTATGGAAAAAAGCGGTGATCGTGGGCTTCTGTCTGCTGGTGGTGTcggtgctggtggtggtgtTTGTGCTGTGCTTCAGGTGCAAGAGAG GTAAAAGGGAAGCAGCTGCTGAATTGTCAGT ACGGAGTGCCACACTATGA